A window of the Vigna angularis cultivar LongXiaoDou No.4 chromosome 3, ASM1680809v1, whole genome shotgun sequence genome harbors these coding sequences:
- the LOC108324616 gene encoding polyprenol reductase 1 — MPNPDPPLSPSEVGTASHGCSLDGWKREKGFPPSGCSLSLSLSHAKNENPHLAKLPPSFPFLPLALHALQQHRGQEVITGCSPEDNKIKRIDLLWGWKHWISAAVFLWGWIHQYHCHKILGSLRHSTDAEEYVIPHGDWFEIVSSPHYLSEIVIYASFVVATGGSNLTVWLLFAFVVANLSFAAVETHKWYSQKFKDYPSNRFAIIPFLL; from the exons ATGCCCAACCCAGATCCTCCTCTCAGCCCTTCTGAAGTTGGTACAGCTTCCCATGGGTGCTCTTTGGACGGCTGGAAACGGGAGAAAGGGTTCCCTCCCTCTggctgctctctctctctctctctctcacatgCCAAAAATGAAAACCCTCACCTTGCTAAGCTTCCCCC AAGCTTTCCATTTCTGCCCCTCGCCCTCCACGCCCTCCAGCAGCACCGTGGCCAGGAAG tTATCACTGGTTGTTCTCcagaagataataaaataaagaggaTTGATTTATTATGGGGTTGGAAGCATTGGATTTCTGCAGCTGTTTTCTTATGGGGTTGGATTCATCAATACCACTGCCATAAGATTCTT GGTTCTCTACGACATTCAACGGACGCAGAGGAATACGTAATTCCTCATGGTGATTGGTTTGAAATCGTCTCCTCTCCACATTATCTCTCTGAGATT GTTATATACGCTAGTTTTGTGGTCGCAACTGGAGGATCCAACCTAACAGTCTGGTTACTCTTTGCTTTTGTG gTGGCAAATCTGTCATTCGCAGCTGTGGAAACACATAAATGGTATAGTCAGAAATTTAAAGATTATCCAAGTAATCGATTTGCTATAATTCCATTTCTTCTGTGA